The Sandaracinaceae bacterium genome contains a region encoding:
- the uppS gene encoding di-trans,poly-cis-decaprenylcistransferase, translated as MPPCYVSFLRPQRVDPVALYLGYPVTAPPDAPPQHVAIIMDGNGRWASSRGRLRTAGHHQGSHTVRDIVRECRRSGVSALTLYAFSEQNWERPSHEVSALMELLIEYLVSERTELMDNQIRLRAIGRLNKLPARVLTVLHALERDTAHLHGMTLTLALSYGGQEELADTAAAIAQDVAAGRLAPSDVTQQLLESRLPSAEVGPVDLLIRTGGDQRISNFLLWGVAYAELFFTPKLWPEFDLAELHEAFASFRSRERRFGRVLDAALEPTDANGPTTEPAAPTIQPQEGKHPAPEAP; from the coding sequence ATGCCCCCGTGTTACGTGTCGTTCCTTCGCCCACAGCGTGTCGATCCGGTCGCGCTGTACCTTGGATACCCCGTGACCGCCCCTCCCGACGCCCCACCTCAGCACGTCGCCATCATCATGGATGGCAACGGACGCTGGGCGTCCAGTCGCGGTCGGCTCCGCACTGCTGGGCACCACCAGGGCAGCCACACCGTGCGCGACATCGTCCGCGAGTGCCGCCGCAGCGGGGTGTCCGCCCTCACGCTCTACGCCTTCAGCGAGCAGAACTGGGAGCGTCCGAGCCATGAGGTCAGCGCCCTCATGGAGCTCCTCATCGAGTACCTGGTGTCCGAGCGGACCGAGCTCATGGACAACCAGATTCGCCTGCGCGCCATAGGCCGCTTGAACAAGCTCCCCGCGCGTGTGCTCACCGTGCTCCACGCGCTCGAGCGCGACACCGCCCACCTCCACGGCATGACCCTCACGCTCGCCCTCTCCTACGGGGGCCAGGAGGAGCTGGCGGACACGGCAGCGGCCATCGCGCAGGACGTCGCGGCGGGTCGTCTGGCGCCGTCCGACGTGACGCAGCAGCTGCTGGAGTCGCGCCTGCCGTCCGCCGAGGTCGGGCCAGTCGACCTGTTGATCCGCACGGGCGGGGACCAGCGCATCAGCAACTTCCTGCTCTGGGGCGTGGCCTACGCCGAGCTCTTCTTCACCCCCAAGCTGTGGCCCGAGTTCGACCTGGCTGAGCTGCACGAGGCGTTTGCGTCATTCCGTTCACGCGAGCGCCGCTTCGGCCGCGTCCTCGACGCGGCGCTGGAGCCGACCGACGCCAATGGCCCGACCACAGAGCCAGCCGCTCCCACGATCCAGCCCCAAGAGGGCAAGCACCCCGCTCCCGAGGCCCCATGA
- a CDS encoding J domain-containing protein: MAKNYYDVLGVARDAGSSEIKKAFRKLAKKYHPDHNPDDPRAEERFKQVSQAYEVLGDEEKRKLYDQYGEDGLREGFDPRRHGAEAFAGFDFGDLFGAAARGGRRRGARVEDFGDFFGQHRAPRGRDVTGSVEIGFVEALQGCERELSMTDSGGNVRGVKVKIPAGVVDGAKIRLRGQGQAGAGGAGDLMLEVAVAKHPLYWREGAQLHVRVPVTPLEAYRGAKVSVPTLEGDVRVGVPAGSQTGRKLRVRGKGVPGKEGHGDLIVHVEVRMPAGQSPELEAALETVEAAFESDVRAGLVLE, encoded by the coding sequence ATGGCAAAGAACTACTACGACGTGCTCGGCGTTGCCCGGGACGCTGGCAGCTCCGAGATCAAGAAGGCGTTTCGGAAGCTGGCGAAGAAGTACCACCCTGACCACAACCCCGACGATCCGCGTGCGGAGGAGCGCTTCAAGCAGGTCTCGCAGGCCTACGAGGTCCTAGGGGACGAGGAGAAGCGGAAGCTCTACGACCAGTACGGAGAGGATGGGCTGCGCGAGGGGTTCGACCCCCGCCGCCACGGTGCGGAGGCCTTCGCAGGCTTCGACTTCGGCGACCTGTTCGGGGCGGCTGCGCGTGGTGGGCGACGGCGCGGCGCGCGCGTCGAGGACTTCGGTGACTTCTTCGGTCAGCACCGCGCACCTCGCGGACGGGACGTGACGGGTTCGGTCGAGATCGGCTTCGTCGAGGCGCTCCAGGGCTGTGAGCGGGAGCTGTCCATGACCGACTCGGGCGGCAACGTGCGGGGCGTGAAGGTGAAGATCCCTGCGGGTGTCGTGGATGGGGCCAAGATCCGACTGCGAGGGCAGGGGCAAGCGGGCGCGGGTGGCGCGGGTGACTTGATGCTCGAGGTCGCTGTGGCCAAGCATCCCTTGTACTGGCGAGAGGGAGCGCAGCTGCACGTGAGGGTACCCGTGACGCCGCTGGAGGCCTACCGCGGGGCGAAGGTGAGCGTGCCGACGCTCGAGGGGGACGTCCGGGTGGGTGTGCCCGCCGGGAGCCAGACGGGTCGCAAGCTGCGAGTCCGGGGGAAGGGTGTTCCGGGGAAGGAAGGTCACGGGGATCTCATCGTTCACGTCGAGGTGCGGATGCCTGCAGGGCAGTCTCCTGAGCTGGAGGCAGCCCTCGAGACGGTGGAGGCCGCATTCGAGAGCGACGTACGCGCGGGGCTCGTCCTCGAGTAG
- a CDS encoding FABP family protein: MIDPNHENVRLLGPLAALVGVWEGGTGVDEAPKEPERDQLAVSKYRERLVLEPIGRVDNHEQVLYGLRYSTMAWRHGSDDSFHEEVGYWLWDAANKQVLRSFIVPRGVTVQAGGTVEPDAKTFSLSAVAGSGTYGICSNLFLEEEFKTVRYDLTVTVHDDGTFSYEEDTQLQIKGQPDIFHHTDRNHLKRVG; encoded by the coding sequence ATGATCGACCCGAATCACGAGAATGTGCGTCTGCTCGGACCTTTGGCTGCCCTCGTGGGCGTCTGGGAGGGGGGCACGGGCGTCGACGAGGCTCCCAAGGAGCCCGAGCGTGACCAGCTGGCGGTGAGCAAGTACCGCGAGCGCCTGGTGCTCGAGCCCATCGGGCGCGTCGACAACCACGAGCAGGTGCTGTACGGCCTGCGCTACTCGACCATGGCGTGGCGCCACGGCTCGGACGACAGCTTCCACGAAGAGGTGGGATACTGGCTGTGGGACGCGGCCAACAAGCAGGTCCTGCGTTCGTTCATCGTGCCGCGCGGTGTCACGGTGCAGGCGGGTGGCACCGTCGAGCCCGACGCGAAGACCTTCAGCCTCAGCGCCGTCGCCGGTTCGGGCACCTACGGCATCTGCTCGAACCTCTTCCTCGAGGAGGAGTTCAAGACCGTGCGCTACGACCTGACGGTCACGGTGCATGACGATGGTACGTTCAGCTACGAGGAGGATACCCAGCTGCAGATCAAAGGGCAGCCGGACATCTTCCACCACACGGACCGCAATCACCTGAAGCGCGTCGGCTGA
- a CDS encoding phosphatidate cytidylyltransferase: MTTGGDDATPSSPSDAAASDSVSASEAGNAKGKLGSTALRFASALPLIPVILWLLFYGPRWGFHAFAFLAIAIVARELMAMTMPGQTVLIGIGTLATLGFAATVVFAPAYLFPAVLGLGMVALVASLLRPEPIETAGARTGWLFGGPIYIGGLLVTVDLLHGLPFGARWVVLAMMLAFLSDTAAYFAGRAFGKHKLYEKLSPKKTIEGSLGGLVGAVGGAFFALYVMKLPIPVPHAVALGVVAGGLGQAGDLLESLLKRSAGVKDSGNILPGHGGLLDRVDALMFTAATTWAYAVYVLDAR, translated from the coding sequence ATGACCACAGGCGGAGACGACGCCACGCCGAGCAGCCCTTCTGACGCCGCGGCGAGCGACTCCGTGTCCGCCTCCGAAGCAGGCAACGCCAAGGGCAAGCTAGGCAGCACCGCGCTGCGCTTCGCCTCCGCCCTGCCGCTCATCCCCGTCATCTTGTGGCTCCTGTTCTACGGGCCGCGCTGGGGCTTTCACGCGTTCGCGTTCCTCGCCATCGCCATCGTGGCGCGTGAGCTGATGGCCATGACGATGCCCGGCCAGACCGTCCTGATAGGCATCGGCACGCTCGCGACCCTGGGCTTCGCGGCGACCGTGGTGTTCGCCCCCGCCTACCTCTTCCCGGCCGTCCTTGGTCTCGGCATGGTGGCGCTCGTGGCGAGCCTGTTGCGGCCCGAGCCCATCGAGACGGCGGGCGCCCGCACGGGCTGGCTGTTCGGCGGGCCCATCTACATTGGCGGACTGCTGGTCACGGTCGACCTCCTGCACGGTCTGCCGTTCGGAGCACGCTGGGTGGTGTTGGCGATGATGCTGGCGTTCCTGTCGGACACCGCGGCGTACTTCGCGGGCCGGGCCTTCGGGAAACACAAGCTCTACGAGAAGCTCTCGCCCAAGAAGACCATCGAGGGATCGCTCGGTGGCCTGGTGGGCGCGGTGGGCGGCGCGTTCTTCGCGCTCTACGTGATGAAGCTGCCCATCCCCGTGCCCCACGCCGTCGCGCTGGGCGTGGTGGCCGGCGGGCTCGGCCAGGCGGGTGACCTGCTGGAGTCGCTGCTCAAGCGCAGCGCTGGTGTGAAGGACTCGGGCAACATCCTGCCGGGTCACGGCGGGCTGCTGGACCGTGTAGATGCCCTGATGTTCACGGCGGCGACCACGTGGGCCTACGCCGTGTACGTGCTGGACGCGCGCTGA
- a CDS encoding DegT/DnrJ/EryC1/StrS family aminotransferase: MIPMTRPLLDDAECDAVLRVLRSGMLVQGAAVERFEQLVAAQCQRAQGVAVSNGTAALVLALQALGIGAGDEVLVPALTWPSPAHAVRAVGAHVTLVDVDPHEWNATPEAFAAARTPRTRAAIVIDQFGNPARGPALRAALDGLVVIEDAACALGSVFADGAPCGSLGDVSCFSFHPRKVITTGEGGMCVTDDVELARRLRVLRNHGQAAPGVFERHAGNHRLTEMGGALGIAQMARLADINAGRRAHAAHMRTELSEHAPGLTFQASPPGALPNQQTFGALLPPGTSEAARDGFIEACRRHGAQAGPLSYALSQVPSVTPDPTVTRPDGQPWVAVDIVRRGVSLPLFPTMSAAEREQVVEAVTRAAEELAAS; the protein is encoded by the coding sequence ATGATCCCGATGACCCGCCCCCTGCTGGACGACGCCGAGTGCGACGCGGTGCTGCGCGTGCTGCGCAGCGGGATGCTGGTGCAGGGCGCTGCGGTGGAGCGCTTCGAGCAGCTGGTGGCCGCGCAGTGCCAGCGCGCGCAGGGCGTCGCGGTGTCCAATGGCACGGCCGCCCTCGTGCTGGCGCTGCAGGCGCTCGGCATCGGCGCGGGCGACGAGGTGCTCGTGCCGGCGCTCACCTGGCCCAGCCCCGCTCACGCCGTACGCGCGGTGGGCGCGCACGTCACCTTGGTGGACGTCGACCCGCACGAGTGGAACGCCACGCCCGAGGCGTTCGCGGCGGCGCGCACCCCCCGCACCCGCGCCGCCATCGTCATCGACCAGTTCGGAAACCCTGCGCGAGGCCCCGCCCTGCGCGCCGCGCTCGACGGCCTGGTCGTCATCGAAGACGCGGCCTGCGCGCTGGGCAGCGTGTTCGCAGATGGCGCGCCGTGTGGCAGTCTGGGCGACGTGAGCTGCTTCAGCTTCCACCCCCGCAAGGTCATCACCACGGGTGAGGGCGGCATGTGCGTCACGGACGACGTCGAGCTGGCCCGCCGCCTGCGCGTGTTGCGCAACCATGGCCAGGCAGCCCCCGGCGTCTTCGAACGTCACGCGGGCAACCACCGCCTGACCGAGATGGGTGGCGCGCTCGGAATCGCCCAGATGGCGCGCCTCGCGGACATCAACGCGGGGCGGCGCGCGCACGCGGCCCACATGCGCACGGAGCTCTCCGAACACGCGCCTGGCCTCACGTTTCAAGCGTCGCCGCCGGGCGCCCTGCCCAACCAGCAGACCTTCGGCGCCCTGCTCCCACCAGGCACCAGCGAGGCCGCGCGCGACGGGTTCATCGAAGCGTGCAGGCGCCACGGTGCGCAGGCTGGACCTCTCAGCTACGCCCTCTCGCAGGTGCCGAGCGTGACCCCCGACCCAACGGTCACGCGGCCCGACGGACAACCCTGGGTCGCCGTCGACATCGTGCGACGTGGCGTGTCGCTCCCTCTCTTTCCCACTATGTCCGCCGCGGAGCGCGAGCAGGTCGTCGAGGCCGTCACGCGCGCCGCCGAGGAGCTCGCTGCGTCATGA
- a CDS encoding error-prone DNA polymerase — protein sequence MVAVPTSSTALAPRRGSRGATYVPLWVKSHYSFLEGASSATELVEQAHALGLDALAMTDRDGVYGLVKAHFAARDRGMRLLAGAELTVACPRPSPGSVGGPTRVAAGLVTRVPAHVPRAPTDVAGGTRVAGDAHGPWSRVVALARDGTGYAQLCRLLSVGQARAPKGQSQLHVPELAALTHCDLLCADPALLPALHAVHAHLWAYCVRHLVAHERGHERALRLAAGALGVPLVGGFEVLYHHPDRRPLQDVVACIRAGVTLASAGTVIRGNAEHALLAPEVAYARFADAPELLRRSLLVAERCAFTLDQLDYRYPEESRPDGVSSESWLRTLTYRGAARRYPDGIPADVQAQLERELSVIEDLRYGGYFLTMHEIVDYCRRERILCQGRGSAANSAVCFCLGITAVDPVRMDLLFERFLSRERAEPPDIDLDIEHERREEVIQHVYEKYGRRHAAMVANVVRYRTRSAVREVGKVLGIPATDIDAVAKLVHYHDKLDDQLLVEAGLPPDAASTRQLCALTLALQDTPRHLSVHPGGFLLGHQPVDTLVPVEPATMPGRTVIQWDKYDVEALGLFKVDLLGLGALTCLRIALDLLRAHQGPALELATLPAEDPATYDMVSRGDTLGVFQIESRAQMAMLPRLKPRCFYDLVIEVAIVRPGPIQGDMVHPYLRRRSGQEVVQYPHPTLERVLAKTLGVPIFQEQVMKLAVLAADYTPGEADQLRRDMAAWRKEGRIEAHRERMVPRMVQKGISEDFAERVFAQIRGFGEYGFPESHAASFALLSYATAWLRCHHPAVFLCALLNAQPMGFYQPATLVDDARRRGVPVLPLSVRHSDWDCTLEGPIASPLANASAADLGATPQPASASMPELAAEPTAEPGATPSAASHPPVRMGLRYVTGLGTPERERIEQARRAAPFTDLDDFVRRTALSTRQLVRLVQAGAFDDFGVERRDALWAVRALARYRNDSLALASASTQLHFASLDPSERIVWDYRASRHSTAGHPIERLRTHLARQGIPSARELGAQPHGQRVDYVGLVICRQRPGTASGVTFFTLEDETGFVNAVMYPDAFERQRTLAKTSVLLGLSGVLQVVDGVTHLLVQKLFAPRMPAEDARPVPEDLPRSRDFH from the coding sequence ATGGTGGCCGTGCCCACGTCCTCGACTGCCCTTGCGCCTCGGCGGGGCTCGCGCGGAGCCACCTACGTGCCCCTGTGGGTCAAGAGCCACTACAGCTTCCTGGAGGGCGCCAGCAGCGCCACCGAGCTGGTCGAGCAAGCGCACGCGCTGGGTCTCGACGCGCTCGCCATGACCGACCGCGACGGGGTCTACGGCCTCGTCAAGGCGCACTTCGCCGCGCGCGACCGGGGCATGCGCCTGCTCGCGGGGGCCGAGCTCACCGTCGCGTGTCCTCGGCCCTCTCCGGGTTCTGTTGGTGGTCCCACGCGTGTCGCGGCGGGGCTCGTGACGAGGGTTCCCGCCCACGTGCCGAGGGCTCCGACGGACGTCGCGGGGGGCACCCGTGTCGCGGGTGATGCGCACGGACCCTGGTCACGCGTGGTCGCCCTCGCGCGCGACGGAACCGGCTACGCCCAGCTGTGTCGGCTCCTGAGCGTGGGTCAAGCCCGCGCCCCCAAGGGACAGAGCCAGCTGCACGTCCCCGAGCTGGCCGCGCTCACGCACTGCGATCTCTTGTGCGCAGACCCTGCGCTGCTGCCCGCGCTGCACGCCGTGCACGCGCACCTCTGGGCCTACTGCGTGCGCCACCTCGTCGCGCACGAGCGGGGCCACGAGCGAGCCTTGCGTCTGGCGGCTGGCGCGCTGGGTGTGCCTCTCGTGGGCGGCTTCGAGGTGCTCTACCACCACCCCGACCGCCGCCCTCTGCAAGACGTGGTCGCGTGCATCCGCGCGGGCGTCACCCTCGCCTCGGCGGGCACCGTCATCCGCGGCAACGCCGAGCACGCGCTGCTCGCTCCCGAGGTCGCCTACGCGCGCTTCGCCGACGCCCCGGAGCTGCTGCGTCGCAGCCTGCTCGTGGCCGAGCGCTGCGCGTTCACGCTGGATCAACTGGACTACCGCTACCCCGAGGAGTCCCGCCCCGACGGTGTCTCCAGTGAGAGCTGGCTGCGCACGCTCACCTACCGCGGCGCGGCCCGGCGCTATCCCGACGGCATCCCGGCCGACGTGCAGGCGCAGCTCGAGCGCGAGCTGAGCGTCATCGAGGACCTGCGCTACGGCGGCTACTTCCTCACCATGCACGAGATCGTCGACTACTGCCGGCGTGAGCGCATCCTCTGTCAGGGGCGCGGCAGCGCGGCCAACAGCGCAGTCTGCTTCTGCCTCGGCATCACGGCCGTGGACCCCGTGCGCATGGACCTGCTCTTCGAGCGCTTCCTCAGCCGCGAGCGCGCCGAGCCCCCCGACATCGACCTCGACATCGAGCACGAGCGCCGCGAGGAGGTCATCCAGCACGTCTACGAGAAGTACGGGCGGCGCCACGCGGCCATGGTCGCGAACGTGGTGCGCTACCGCACGCGCTCGGCCGTGCGCGAGGTGGGCAAGGTGCTGGGCATCCCGGCCACCGACATCGACGCCGTGGCGAAGCTCGTGCACTACCACGACAAGCTCGACGACCAACTGCTGGTGGAGGCCGGCCTGCCCCCCGACGCGGCCAGCACCCGCCAGCTGTGCGCGCTCACGCTCGCGCTGCAGGACACACCACGCCACCTGAGCGTGCACCCCGGCGGCTTCCTGCTGGGTCACCAGCCGGTCGACACGCTGGTGCCCGTCGAGCCGGCGACCATGCCCGGCCGCACCGTCATCCAGTGGGACAAGTACGATGTCGAGGCGCTCGGCCTGTTCAAGGTGGACCTGCTGGGCCTCGGCGCCCTCACCTGCCTGCGCATCGCCCTCGATCTCCTGCGCGCCCATCAGGGGCCTGCCCTCGAGCTGGCCACGCTGCCCGCCGAGGACCCCGCCACCTACGACATGGTCTCGCGCGGGGACACCCTCGGTGTGTTCCAGATCGAGAGCCGCGCGCAGATGGCCATGCTGCCGCGCCTCAAGCCGCGCTGCTTCTACGACCTGGTGATCGAGGTGGCCATCGTGCGCCCGGGGCCCATCCAAGGCGACATGGTGCACCCCTACCTGCGGCGCCGCTCCGGGCAGGAGGTGGTGCAGTACCCCCACCCCACGCTCGAGCGCGTGCTGGCCAAGACCCTGGGGGTGCCCATCTTCCAGGAGCAGGTCATGAAGCTGGCCGTGCTGGCCGCCGACTACACCCCGGGCGAGGCCGACCAGCTGCGGCGCGACATGGCCGCGTGGCGCAAGGAGGGGCGCATCGAGGCGCACCGCGAGCGCATGGTCCCGCGCATGGTGCAGAAGGGCATCAGCGAGGACTTCGCCGAGCGCGTGTTCGCGCAGATCCGCGGCTTCGGCGAGTACGGCTTCCCCGAGAGCCACGCCGCGAGCTTCGCGCTCTTGTCGTACGCCACGGCCTGGCTGCGCTGTCACCACCCAGCGGTGTTCCTGTGTGCGCTGCTCAACGCGCAGCCCATGGGCTTCTACCAGCCCGCCACGCTGGTGGACGACGCGCGGCGGCGCGGGGTGCCGGTGCTGCCGCTCTCGGTGCGCCACAGCGATTGGGACTGCACGCTCGAGGGGCCCATCGCGTCGCCGCTCGCGAACGCCTCTGCCGCAGACCTCGGGGCCACGCCCCAGCCGGCCTCGGCCTCCATGCCCGAGCTCGCCGCAGAGCCCACCGCAGAGCCCGGGGCCACGCCCAGCGCGGCGTCGCACCCCCCCGTGCGCATGGGCCTGCGCTACGTCACGGGCCTGGGCACACCCGAGCGCGAGCGCATCGAGCAGGCCCGGCGCGCGGCCCCCTTCACCGACCTCGACGACTTCGTGCGTCGCACCGCGCTGTCCACGCGTCAGCTGGTGCGCCTGGTCCAGGCGGGGGCTTTCGACGACTTCGGGGTGGAGCGCCGCGACGCCCTCTGGGCCGTGCGCGCCCTCGCCCGCTATCGCAACGACTCGCTCGCCCTGGCTTCCGCCTCGACGCAGCTGCACTTCGCGTCGCTGGACCCGAGCGAGCGCATCGTGTGGGACTACCGCGCCAGCCGTCACAGCACCGCTGGGCACCCCATCGAGCGCCTGCGCACGCACCTGGCGCGGCAGGGCATCCCCAGCGCGCGCGAGCTGGGCGCCCAGCCCCACGGACAGCGCGTGGACTACGTGGGCCTGGTCATCTGCCGCCAGCGCCCGGGCACGGCGTCGGGGGTGACGTTCTTCACGCTCGAGGACGAGACTGGCTTCGTCAACGCCGTGATGTACCCCGACGCGTTCGAGCGCCAACGCACGCTGGCGAAGACGTCCGTGCTGCTGGGTTTGTCGGGCGTGCTGCAGGTGGTGGACGGCGTCACGCACCTCTTGGTGCAGAAGCTCTTCGCGCCGCGCATGCCGGCGGAAGACGCGCGCCCGGTGCCCGAAGACCTGCCGCGCTCGCGTGACTTCCACTGA